From Triticum aestivum cultivar Chinese Spring chromosome 7B, IWGSC CS RefSeq v2.1, whole genome shotgun sequence:
CACCTCCACGACCAACAGCAGACAATAACATTCTTAAGATCTCTCTGTACTGTGGGTAACTTTTGTACATATTCTCGAGGTCATCTGTAAACCTGTCTTGTGCTTGGCTTATCTCACTGCATGGTTATAGATCGTTATGAGGTGCCATAGCAGATGCAACTGAGTGATGGTTTCGTCCGATGTAATATTCAATAGTTCCCAGTCTACTAAATTGTGTTCTGTTTCCGTGTTTTCTTGAGTGAAAATCAGTGAAGAGGAAAGAAGTATGAGGTATCAGGTATGAAGTATGTACCGTGGTTTCACATTGTAGTTCTTGTTCCATATTAGTTGCCTGGTAGACATGAATCTAATCCAAACAAAAAGTCCAACGATACCCAATAGTCCAGCATCTCTGGCTTGGTCAACTAGATCCGCCGCAATATTGAATCTGCCAAGGAACATAGCTTGATTTCATGGATTTTTCAGGAAAGAACAAGTCATTCTTTAGTACAGATATTTGAGTGTCCAACCTGTGCATAAAAGATCGCTGGGCATCTTCCTCCAGATCTGCTATTCTTTCCAGGAAATCCTTTGCGGTGCCTTTACCGGCATCACCCGTATCCTTTAGTTAAGAATAGATATAAGAGTTATTATTAATCCAAGAGTTGTACCAGAATTGAACAAAGAAATGTTACGAGTTGCAAAGGCGAAGTAGAAGAACAATTGCCTTTGATTTCTTAGTAACTTTGGTGTTGAAATCCAAATAGAAGTCGGAGTCGTTGTTCTTTATCCATGTTTCACCACGCCGGAGAACAAAGGGCATCCCCTTGTATCTGCCGTCATCAAGCTCTATCTCAACAACCTGGATATGATTAAGTCCTGAGTGTTTATATGAAGTCTGGAagagaacaaaaacaaaaataggACCCTCAAATAATATGTACCTGGTATTGCACACCATCCAATTCAGACTCACCGAATGAAGTTTCACATGCCTTGTCGAGAACTGTTGAGCCAGAAGGCACTATGCTAGAAGGAGGTGCCTGCACAATTAAAAAAGACCTCGTTACTACAGACTATGTGTTTCTTTCAGATCTGAGCTTGCAGCTTAAATgcaattatttattattatttgcACCTCCCATTCTCCGGGCTTTTTTGCCAGTGCCCAGTGAAGAATAAGTGGCTCCATACGGTTTGTTGCCAAGTGAACTCTGGTTTTACCTAGAGTATTTGTGGCAATTGCCTTCAGAACAGAGAAGTCCAATTAGTTTGGTCAAACCAAAGCTTAGAAATATGAAAGATTGGTCAGGCATGCTAACCAGTATCTCCTCATCACCGATCTTGAAAAGCTTCCTGCTTAGGACGTCACAGTTATCCCCCTCCTGCAAGGACTTTGTGAAGAGATCAAAAACAGTTGGCTGTTTGGGTGCAGCTTTTACTTGCTGTTCTGTAACCACAGGCTTATGTTTATTAAGAAGTTGCGTGATATCTCTGTTTCTGCGCTGAATCCTTTCTACTGAGAAGTACTTCTTCTTCTCCAGTTGCTTGGAAACTTTCTTTTCAAGGTTTCCTTTCACAATTTTCTTCCTTAATTGATCAACTGAGGCTCCATTATCCAACTCAGCCTGCAGTTCCTTTCTTGCTTCCTCAAACTCAACCTAGCAAATGCAAAATAAGAACTTATGTAAAGTGTTAACTAAAAATGGTCAGCTGAACTGAGAGTTGAGGATAGTTCGATGTGTTACCAGTTGCTTCTCTGGGGAATAATTTGGCTTGCCAGCTTTCTCCCATCTTAGGTAAGCCTGGACTTGTACAAGTTCCTCTGGGACACTGGTTATGGTAGTTTGAGATGCAGGAGCATCACTTCCACTCGACTCGGGTGTTTTTGTTAATCTAGCTCGCAGCTTCTTCAGTGGAACACCTCTGTTTAATTCCTCTATTAACTCTGCTCGTGCTGCTTCATACTCCCCCTAGTGAAAGATGACAAAAAAAAAGAATCAGTTTGTGAAGTACCTTTTAAGGTAAGATGCAAATTAATCATTGAACTTGCCTTCTCTTGGTCAGCTGTATAAGACCGCTTTCCATTCCTTTCCCAACGAAGGTACGATTGGATCTGCACAAGATCCTCTGGCACCACAATAGCAGAAGCAGTAGCACCAGGTGCATCTTGCCCCTCATTACGGCTTGTCTGTAGTTGGATTAGGAAATTCTGGCCATTGTTTTTAAACCTGTCCAAAGTAGGGTGCTGCGTTGCTGATATCGTGTGCATTCGAACAAACAAGCAGGGCTGCATGGTAATCCGACAGCAAAACTCACCATTTATTCCGTGCCTCGTCGAACACAAGGAACTCGATGGCTTGAACTGCGGGATCATCTATCTCAATTCTCAGCGTGGAATTGTCACCTGACTGCACAGTTACGGACAGAATAAATACCAACCAAAAATACTCTGTTGTAACTTGTAAGACATAATGCATCTGTGAAGACTGAAATACCTTTACAAAAGGTGACCTGAGGGCCTTGTTCTTGTACACTGTCGTTCCATCCGGTCTTCGGGACGGGAGGAGCCATTCTCTGCAACCAAACAGCTGAATTAGCAAGTCTTCAAATAAAACTGAATGCACAGCATGCGAGACAAGAGAAGGCGGCCAGATTCACCTCCTGTCCGAGCGGAGGGCGCCCCAATGCAGAACCAGGGAGCCGCTGGTGTTGGTCGCCTGGAGATTGATCTCGGCGACCGCACCCTGCGGCGCTGGGTTCAAAGTCACCTGCCACACAGAATGCATTATGACACATAGACAGAAACGAACAAATTTGTATAGTAGTAGCAAATAACTGATCCAGGCTGCACTCTACATGCATGTACTCCTATGTACGTGTACGGTTACATATCAGCACCTGGAGCTCGGAGTTGGACTCCAGCTTGAACCTTCCGACAACCTGCAGCAACCACAGCGGGAGCGAGGTGAGCAAACCGTCGAACGGAAGGCGGGCACTAAACCAAAACCTGGCAGAGCATTGGTGAGCTCTCGCGTGCGCGCACGTACTTCCGGGGAGGCGCGGTCTGTgggcgcggcgacggcgcggggcacGAGGAGGCTGCGGCGGGAGAccgcgagggaggcggcggcgcggcgggcgggcAGCGGCCGCTGCGACCGCGGGCGCGGCGCCGGCGAGGACGGGGACGCGTGGATCCCGACGGCGCACCGCTCCGCCGCTGTAGCCGCAGAGAATCCGCCCATAGCACGAATCTCAACCACTCCAACGCAGGCCTGATCCCCGCGCTACTGCCCCTGTCCGTACGCTGCTCCCTAGTCCCCCCGTCCCTCCCACGGATCGCTCGCTTTTCCGCCTCTGCTCCTGCCGAGACGAACGGAGCAAAAATCAACAGAGCTACGTACTACGTGTGATCGAGCGGAATGCAACGCTCGAGCAAGAGCCGGAGATCGAGCTGCGTGCGCGTGCGCGTGCGCGTTGGCCACTCACGGCCGCAGTCGACGACGAAGCGGCGGAAGGAGCGGGGCGAGGGAGTGGGCGGTGGTGGATGGGACGGAAGCTGCGGGCGCGGGGCAGGGAAATGGGCGCGGGCGTCGGTGTCAGTGCCCGCGTCGTCTTCCCTCTCTCTTCGTCTTTACTCCCGCGCCGGGGAGTGCGAGCGTGGGTGTGCGTGTGGACGTGTGAATCTCATCGAGTGGCGGGGATGACGGGAGTTTTTTAATATCTTCTCGCTTGAGGCGATAGCAAAACCGCCACACCTTTTTCTTAAAAAAGAAACGGTGTGGTACACTTCGCATCCGCCTCCTTGCCCTTTTCGGCATTTCCCAACGGGGAACGGCGCGGAGCTGCCGACATGTGAACCCcgtcgaatcaaattttgaaatttgaaaagaaaatatcgatttagatttatttatttatatttgataAGAAATAGGTCACGGCTTGTTCATCGTGAGCTCGTGCTCGTGGCAAGGAGACAAAGCGATAGATAGGACAACACGGAGCATCCTTCAAACCATACAAATGGGCAGATATCTAGTGAAAACCGCCTTTTTCAAAATCCCAAAACGTCGCTGGAATAAATATATAGCATGTGCATGAGCTTTTTAgaatagtaatttcaaaataaattgtgACACTAGTGAAGGGCGTGTATACAGTAGATCAACCTACATTGTCTTTCCCATTCTGAGTTCTCAACTTTAAAATCGGCTTACAGTAGATCAGACAACTATatacaaagaaaaaaaatcaacatcTTCAACACTACAATGATTACACAAGATATATCGTCAAAAATATTTTACAATGAATATTCAATTTTATTTTAAGCAACGTATTCTTTATCGGCATGGAAGGTCAATCAAATTGACACCTAGAAGAATGTGTCAATTATACGACACGAGCTACTCCAAAGTAGTACATTTGACTCCAAAGTGGCTCTATTTCTCATGTGAACATTTGGAATGGAGGTATACGGTAAGTTAGAGCATTCGCACTTGTTGAATCTATGATCTTATTTCTTTCAATCACATAATTAGAAAAGCGAGACTTGAAAACAAAATACAAGGATAAAATGCCATGTATCATGAATCTGGAGTGATGCCTTTGGATGGTTAACATTAACTATACTCTTGATTTGTTGGAGCAATGAGAACAAATATAGAAATATCTACATCGAACTatccaaaaaaaaaagaaaaaacatcgcggggggggggggggggggggggggggggggggattgagtCCATATTAGATTTTGTGGTTGGTGGAATTCGCAAGATAACTCTTATAAGAATTTTTCTTAAAGTTACGATTCCTTGTAGTGATTCCTTAGTTTTCTTTAAGGGAGGTCACTGTGCGGAATGACTGTTTTGTATCATCCAGCTTCCAACATTGGTAAATTTAAATAGGTACAACTATTCCAAACTAGCGTTTCTTGCCATTTACTTGTCCCTGGTCCTGCCCACCAACGACAACTTCTCCTACATCAGGCATCATCCACcatggcaaaaaaaattaaaaaactggGAAGGTAAGAATTTGGATTCACCTATCTCGGATTGTGCGCCACTCCCTGTGCATCCCATCAAGGGCATCATCGTCGTCAACATAGGCAACGTCTGGCAGATGCACTGGCAACTGACAGGTGCGTAAGTTCCATGGATAAACTGCTGATGAAACTTATGCTTGGTTGCATGTAGTCACTCGCTCGCCTAGTTTTCAGCATCCGTGCCCAACATGTGGATGTTTCCAAATTTTTATTGAAAATCCAATGTGAAAAAATCAGTAAACAAAAAAGCCCTAAAGATGATTGAGAATCAACTTATGATTATGATATATGAGAGTAAACAGAGAAATGTGTGTAAAAATGCACATGTAGGGAGGTACTCTTAGAGCATGATGCCAGTAATAaaccttagagcatctctaacaaCTCTTAACTCCCGAAAGACCCTTACTGGGATCCTACCAAAAAAATTGGGGTATTGGAAGGCTGTCAACTAGCTAATCCTCTAAATTTAACTCCTAATATTTTTTCTTTGCTATTTCTTGCATCCTTTTACATACATAAAACCACATTTCAACTGTAATCACATTTCACATTTTACTAGTTAGATCATCATGTGCCTTGTGCTCAAGGGCCGGATTTGGACGGCGGATAGGTTGCTAGCCGCAATCTTCCTCGGGATGCATGTTGCAAGCTGTGTGGCCAAGCCGATGAGGCTCTTAAGCtttagatttatttatttatttatttatattgataaAAATATATGATCTTATTTCTTTCAAGGGCATAAATTAGAGACGTGAGACTTGAAAACAAAATAGAAGGATAAAATGCCATGTACCATGAATCTCCTACATGTGAAATAACACAATAAGTCTTGGAGTGATGTCTTTGGATAGTTAGCATTAACTATACTCTTGATTTTTGGAGCAATGAGAACAACTATAGAAATATATGCATTGGACTTTTCAAAAGAACAGAAAACATTCTCAAAAGGGGGTGTGGGGGTGAGTTCATATTAGATTTCATATAGAATTTGTGGTCGGTGGAATTAGCAAGATAACTTTTTTTTTCAAAGATAGGATTCCTTGTAGTAGTTCCGTGATTTTCTTTAAGGGAGGTCACAATGCGGAATGGCTATTTTGTATCCCCCATCTTCCAACATTGGTACATTTAAATGGATACAGCTATCCCAAACTATCGTTTCTTGCCATTTACTTGTCCCTAGTCCTGCTCACCACTGACAACTTCTCCCACATCAGGCATCATCTGCCatggcaaaaagaaaaaggaaatctgGGAAGGTAAGAATTGGGATTCTCCTATCATAGGTTGTGCACCACTCCCCATGCATCCCATCAAGGGCATCAT
This genomic window contains:
- the LOC123159617 gene encoding alpha-glucan water dikinase, chloroplastic isoform X2: MGGFSAATAAERCAVGIHASPSSPAPRPRSQRPLPARRAAASLAVSRRSLLVPRAVAAPTDRASPEVVGRFKLESNSELQVTLNPAPQGAVAEINLQATNTSGSLVLHWGALRSDRREWLLPSRRPDGTTVYKNKALRSPFVKSGDNSTLRIEIDDPAVQAIEFLVFDEARNKWFKNNGQNFLIQLQTSRNEGQDAPGATASAIVVPEDLVQIQSYLRWERNGKRSYTADQEKGEYEAARAELIEELNRGVPLKKLRARLTKTPESSGSDAPASQTTITSVPEELVQVQAYLRWEKAGKPNYSPEKQLVEFEEARKELQAELDNGASVDQLRKKIVKGNLEKKVSKQLEKKKYFSVERIQRRNRDITQLLNKHKPVVTEQQVKAAPKQPTVFDLFTKSLQEGDNCDVLSRKLFKIGDEEILAIATNTLGKTRVHLATNRMEPLILHWALAKKPGEWEAPPSSIVPSGSTVLDKACETSFGESELDGVQYQVVEIELDDGRYKGMPFVLRRGETWIKNNDSDFYLDFNTKVTKKSKDTGDAGKGTAKDFLERIADLEEDAQRSFMHRFNIAADLVDQARDAGLLGIVGLFVWIRFMSTRQLIWNKNYNVKPREISQAQDRFTDDLENMYKSYPQYREILRMLLSAVGRGGEGDVGQRIRDEILVIQRNNDCKGGIMEEWHQKLHNNTSPDDVVICQAIIDYIKSDFDINVYWDTLNKNGITKERLLSYDRAIHSEPKFRSDQKEGLLRDLGNYMRSLKAVHSGADLESAIATCMGYKSEGEGFMVGVQINPVNGLSSGFPDLLQFVLDHVEDKSAEPLLEGLSEARVELRPLLTGSSERLKDLIFLDIALDSTFRTAVERSYEELNDAAPEKIMYFISLVLENLALSTDDNEDILYCLKGWNRAMDMVKQKDDQWALYAKAFLDRTRLALASKGEQYYNMMQPSAEYLGSLLNVEEWAVDIFTEEVIRGGSAATLSALLNRFDPVLRNVAHLGSWQVISPVEVTGYIVVVDKLLSVQNKTYDKPTILVAKSVKGEEEIPDGVVGVITPDMPDVLSHVSVRARNCKVLFATCFDPNTLSELQGHEGKVFSFKTTSADVTYREVSDSELMQSSSSDTQGGEAIPSLSLVKKKFLGKYAISAEEFSDEMVGAKSRNIAYLKGKVPSWVGIPTSVAIPFGTFEKILSDETNKEVAQNIQMLKGRLAQEDFSALGEIRKTVLNLTAPTQLVKELKEKMLSSGMPWPGDESDHRWEQAWMAIKKVCSPDTHTSEGSRNAMDLPT